The following are from one region of the Capsicum annuum cultivar UCD-10X-F1 chromosome 1, UCD10Xv1.1, whole genome shotgun sequence genome:
- the LOC124898666 gene encoding uncharacterized protein LOC124898666, translating to MNVPLEEALEQMPGYAKFIKNLVTKKRAVSYEPIDNIHHCSAISIKSLVQKKEDPGAFTIPYTIGSLDFSKALCDLGASIYLMPLDFYKKLGLGYPTPTNMRLLMADRLVKRPVGILYDVLVKVANFIFLADFVILDKVV from the coding sequence ATGAATGTGCCTTTGGAGGAGGCACTTGAGCAGATGCcgggatatgctaaatttataaagaATCTTGTGACAAAGAAGAGAGCAGTAAGCTATGAACCGATAGATAATATccaccattgtagtgctatttctataaAATCCTTGGTGCAAAAGAAGgaagacccaggagcattcaccatTCCTTATACTATTGGGTCTCTTGACttttctaaggccttatgtgatcttgGAGCGAGCATTTATCTGATGCCGCTAGATTTTTATAAGAAGTTAGGTTTGGGGTATCCTACACCCACAAACATGCGACTTCTAATGGCGGACAGATTAGTAAAGCGACCTGTGGGAATATTATATGATGTGCTAGTGAAGGTGGCCAATTTTATATTTCTCGCAGACTTTGTTATTCTAGATAAAGTGGTTTAA